In a single window of the Bacteroidales bacterium genome:
- a CDS encoding phospho-sugar mutase yields the protein MDIIKRAEKWLSEDYDESTRNEVAEMIKKNDSELTDAFYKDMEFGTGGLRGIMGAGTNRMNRYTVGMTTQGLANHVKSCFPDEEVSAAIAYDCRNNSKFFAETTADVLSANGIKVYIFEDMRPTPELSFAIRQLKCKTGIVITASHNPKEYNGYKAYWDDGAQIVEPHDEDIIMEVKKIKSIKEVNFNKNEDLIIEIGKKIDDIYLKKVLELSLNSDSIERHNDLCIVYTPLHGTGIKLVPKALKMYGFTNVNLVEEQSIPDGNFTTLKSPNPEEPSAFEYGIKLAKEIDAEIIIATDPDADRIGIAVKDEVGNYQLLNGNQTAAILFYYMIKNRKPSVLPYYIVKTIVTSDVLNDIAESEEITVFECLTGFKHIASIIREHEENMKFLVGGEESFGYLCGDFVRDKDSVSASCLIAEAAAWAKDREMSLLGLLNSIYEEYGFYTESLRTEVHKGKEGAEYIKQMMTNYRENPPRVMEDRPVVEIRDYLTQKIINFKDNTVKPMTDIPKSDVLQFYLDNGTKISVRPSGTEPKIKYYRSEKS from the coding sequence ATGGATATAATAAAACGTGCGGAAAAATGGTTGTCGGAAGATTATGATGAATCAACCAGAAATGAAGTAGCCGAAATGATTAAGAAAAACGATTCTGAATTAACAGATGCTTTCTACAAAGATATGGAATTCGGAACAGGCGGTTTGCGCGGAATAATGGGCGCAGGAACAAATAGAATGAATCGTTATACAGTAGGGATGACTACACAGGGATTAGCAAATCATGTAAAATCCTGTTTTCCTGATGAAGAAGTTTCGGCTGCAATTGCTTATGATTGCAGAAACAACAGCAAGTTCTTTGCAGAAACAACAGCAGACGTGCTTTCGGCAAACGGTATTAAGGTTTATATATTCGAAGATATGCGTCCTACTCCGGAATTATCGTTTGCAATTCGACAGTTGAAATGTAAGACAGGCATTGTAATAACTGCTTCGCATAACCCGAAAGAATACAACGGCTATAAAGCTTATTGGGATGACGGTGCGCAAATTGTAGAACCACATGATGAAGATATTATCATGGAAGTAAAGAAAATAAAATCGATCAAAGAAGTTAATTTCAATAAAAATGAAGATTTGATTATTGAAATAGGGAAAAAGATTGATGATATATATTTGAAGAAAGTTTTGGAACTATCGTTAAATAGTGATTCTATCGAACGTCATAATGATTTGTGCATTGTTTATACTCCGTTACATGGGACCGGAATAAAATTAGTTCCGAAAGCACTGAAAATGTATGGTTTTACCAATGTCAATCTTGTTGAGGAACAAAGCATTCCCGATGGTAATTTTACAACTTTGAAATCACCTAATCCGGAGGAACCTTCTGCTTTTGAATATGGAATAAAATTAGCGAAAGAAATTGATGCTGAGATTATTATTGCAACTGATCCGGATGCGGATAGAATCGGAATCGCGGTAAAAGATGAAGTGGGTAATTATCAACTTTTGAATGGAAATCAAACTGCTGCGATTTTATTTTACTATATGATTAAAAACCGGAAACCGAGTGTATTACCGTACTATATTGTAAAAACCATTGTAACCAGCGACGTGCTCAATGATATTGCGGAATCCGAGGAAATTACCGTTTTCGAATGTTTAACCGGTTTCAAACATATAGCGTCTATCATTCGTGAACATGAGGAAAATATGAAATTCTTGGTTGGCGGTGAAGAAAGTTTCGGATATCTTTGTGGTGATTTTGTAAGAGATAAAGACTCCGTTTCTGCGAGTTGTTTGATTGCCGAAGCTGCCGCCTGGGCAAAGGACAGGGAAATGAGTTTGCTCGGTTTGCTGAACAGTATTTACGAGGAATACGGTTTTTATACGGAAAGTTTAAGAACCGAAGTTCACAAAGGTAAAGAAGGTGCGGAGTACATCAAACAAATGATGACAAACTACAGAGAAAATCCGCCGCGAGTTATGGAAGATCGTCCGGTTGTAGAAATCAGAGATTATCTCACTCAAAAAATCATAAACTTTAAAGACAATACGGTTAAACCTATGACCGATATCCCAAAATCAGATGTTCTTCAATTTTATTTGGATAACGGTACGAAAATTTCAGTGAGACCTTCCGGTACAGAACCGAAGATAAAGTATTACAGAAGTGAGAAGAGTTAA
- a CDS encoding EFR1 family ferrodoxin (N-terminal region resembles flavodoxins. C-terminal ferrodoxin region binds two 4Fe-4S clusters.) produces the protein MIFYFSGTDNSLWVTKYLAEFMPDNRIIAIGDYFVIGNELVPEFNINKDEKIGFVFPTHSWGIPLVVKKFIKRLKINNYNNNLIYSIITCGDQCGLTNKMLDKLFREKSWKTDHIYSLQMPNNYIIFPSFDIDNKELQDKKKERAEKHLPVLIQLINDNYPMHYYEKGKSSFLKSRIIYPLFCKFAMSAKPFYADEKCTSCGICVNSCPVGNMILENDKPKWFNNCTQCLACIHHCPEKSIQYNGKTQEKGRYTFYS, from the coding sequence ATGATTTTTTATTTTTCCGGTACGGATAATTCTTTATGGGTTACCAAATATCTTGCCGAATTTATGCCTGATAACAGAATAATTGCTATTGGTGATTATTTTGTTATAGGTAACGAATTAGTTCCCGAGTTTAATATTAATAAAGATGAAAAGATAGGGTTTGTTTTTCCTACCCATTCTTGGGGAATTCCTCTTGTTGTTAAGAAATTTATTAAGAGACTGAAAATAAATAATTATAATAATAATTTGATTTATAGCATAATAACTTGTGGCGACCAATGTGGGCTTACAAATAAAATGCTTGATAAATTATTCAGAGAAAAGTCATGGAAAACTGATCATATTTATTCACTTCAAATGCCTAATAATTATATTATTTTTCCATCATTTGATATTGATAATAAAGAACTTCAGGATAAGAAAAAAGAAAGGGCAGAAAAACATCTTCCTGTATTAATCCAATTAATAAATGATAATTATCCTATGCATTATTATGAAAAAGGAAAATCGTCATTCTTGAAATCCCGTATTATTTATCCGCTTTTTTGCAAGTTTGCCATGAGTGCGAAACCTTTTTATGCCGATGAAAAATGCACTTCCTGCGGTATATGTGTCAATTCTTGTCCTGTTGGAAATATGATTCTCGAAAATGATAAACCGAAATGGTTTAATAATTGTACGCAATGTTTAGCCTGTATTCACCATTGTCCTGAAAAATCTATACAGTACAACGGTAAAACTCAGGAAAAAGGGAGATATACTTTTTACAGTTAA
- a CDS encoding GH92 family glycosyl hydrolase has protein sequence MKKLPILILIVFVALSCNKNTDLYKFVDPMIGTNAHGHTYPGATAPFGMVQLSPDTRLDTWDGCSGYHYSDNIIYGFSHTHLSGTGCSDYGDILLMPTTGNPNISNAINNGNTDKCYPSKFKHSNEKAEAGYYSVVLDDYNIKAELTATERVGFHKYTFPKGSGNIIIDLKHRDQVIASSIRVVTNTEIEGYRRSKAWAQDQHVYFVAVFSQPFDNYEIALDDVFIDDAFQAGTNLKAYVSFNEIKEPVIVTIAISPVSIENARNNLVHTGDFNAALKETRQKWNDELSKIEINTINNDDKVVFYTALYHSMIAPNIYTDIDGRYRGRDLNVHKTGNFDVYTVFSLWDTYRATHPLLAIIDQNRTKDFINTFLKQYEQGGALPVWELSANETGCMIGYHSIPVIYDAYMKGITDFDTELALKAMMHSATEQKLGIPQYMQYGFIPADAEGESVSKTLEYAYDDWCIAMFAKELGKDNIYKEYILRAQNYKNLFDTKTGFHRAKVKNRWFYPFDPKEVNFNYTEANAWQYNFYVPQDVNNHIGMLGGDEAYIALLDKMFSESSETTGRQQSDITGLIGQYAHGNEPSHNFAYLYNYVGEAWKTQEMVRKIMQTLYLNAPDGLCGNEDCGQMSSWYVLSALGFYPVCPGDGKFVIGSPAIKNAVINLENGNQFIIKTKNQSKENTFIKKIELNGKDYTASFITYDDILNGGEITFHMAKVPNKDFAVAPEDRPVNIISEHLITPVPYFVTDNITFYDEMMIAIENILPGSQIYYTLNGKDPDKDSERYTAPFEINKTYTIKARAFYDNQAPSKIIETTFFKMPKQRSIQLLSKYENQYNAGGNNALIDFIRGGESFKTGAWQGYQGTHFEAIVDLGEVDKISEISMGFFQDSRSWIFFPVSVEYYTSIDGKSYELFGKVLNAIPLNDERPQVFNFTVDKKRKTKAKYVKVVAESVLVNPEWHLSPGEPSWLFADEIIIR, from the coding sequence ATGAAAAAACTTCCGATCTTAATCCTAATCGTTTTCGTTGCCTTATCCTGCAACAAAAATACTGATTTATATAAATTCGTCGATCCGATGATAGGTACAAATGCTCACGGACATACTTACCCGGGCGCAACAGCTCCTTTCGGAATGGTTCAATTGAGTCCGGATACGCGCCTTGATACTTGGGACGGCTGTTCTGGTTATCATTATTCCGATAATATTATTTACGGATTCAGCCATACACATCTCAGTGGTACAGGTTGTTCGGATTACGGCGATATACTTCTTATGCCTACAACCGGAAATCCGAATATTTCCAATGCAATAAATAATGGAAATACAGACAAATGTTATCCTTCAAAATTCAAACACAGCAATGAAAAAGCAGAAGCCGGATATTATTCTGTTGTTTTAGACGACTATAATATTAAGGCGGAATTAACTGCAACTGAAAGAGTCGGATTCCATAAATATACTTTCCCGAAAGGTTCCGGAAATATTATTATTGATTTAAAACATAGAGACCAAGTAATTGCATCTTCAATAAGAGTTGTTACAAATACTGAAATTGAAGGCTACCGCCGTTCAAAGGCCTGGGCACAAGATCAACATGTTTATTTTGTTGCTGTTTTTTCACAACCGTTTGATAATTACGAAATTGCTCTCGATGATGTTTTTATTGACGATGCTTTCCAAGCCGGAACAAATCTTAAAGCTTATGTTTCTTTTAACGAAATAAAAGAACCTGTTATAGTTACTATTGCCATATCTCCGGTAAGTATTGAGAACGCCCGCAACAACTTAGTTCACACCGGCGATTTCAATGCGGCATTAAAGGAAACCCGACAAAAATGGAATGATGAACTTTCAAAAATTGAAATCAACACAATCAACAATGACGATAAAGTTGTATTCTACACGGCTTTATATCATTCCATGATAGCACCTAATATTTATACCGATATTGACGGAAGATACAGAGGACGTGATCTCAATGTCCACAAAACCGGAAACTTTGATGTTTACACGGTTTTCTCGCTATGGGATACTTATCGCGCAACTCATCCTCTCCTTGCTATCATTGATCAAAACAGAACAAAAGATTTTATTAATACTTTCTTGAAGCAATATGAACAAGGCGGCGCACTTCCTGTTTGGGAACTCTCGGCAAATGAAACAGGTTGTATGATTGGTTATCACTCAATTCCTGTTATTTATGACGCTTACATGAAAGGTATTACCGATTTTGATACAGAACTTGCCTTGAAAGCCATGATGCATAGTGCAACCGAACAAAAACTCGGTATTCCGCAATATATGCAATACGGATTTATTCCTGCCGACGCCGAAGGAGAATCGGTTTCCAAAACTCTTGAGTATGCTTACGACGACTGGTGTATTGCGATGTTCGCCAAAGAACTTGGTAAGGATAACATCTATAAAGAATATATTTTACGCGCTCAGAATTACAAAAACCTTTTTGATACTAAAACAGGCTTTCACAGAGCTAAAGTTAAAAATAGATGGTTTTATCCTTTCGATCCTAAAGAAGTAAATTTCAATTATACGGAAGCAAATGCCTGGCAATATAACTTTTATGTTCCGCAAGACGTTAATAATCATATCGGAATGCTTGGCGGCGACGAAGCTTACATTGCCTTATTAGATAAAATGTTCTCCGAAAGCAGCGAAACAACGGGCCGGCAACAATCGGATATCACCGGATTAATCGGGCAGTATGCTCACGGCAACGAACCAAGCCATAATTTTGCATATTTGTATAATTATGTTGGTGAAGCGTGGAAAACTCAAGAAATGGTGAGAAAGATTATGCAAACTCTTTATCTTAATGCTCCCGACGGGCTTTGTGGTAATGAAGACTGCGGGCAAATGTCATCATGGTACGTTTTGAGTGCATTAGGATTTTATCCTGTTTGTCCGGGCGACGGTAAATTTGTTATTGGTTCGCCGGCTATCAAAAATGCCGTAATAAATCTCGAAAACGGCAATCAATTCATCATTAAAACAAAAAATCAATCCAAGGAGAATACTTTTATCAAAAAGATTGAGCTTAACGGAAAAGACTACACGGCGTCTTTCATAACTTATGATGATATACTTAATGGCGGTGAAATTACTTTTCACATGGCAAAAGTTCCTAACAAAGACTTTGCTGTCGCTCCGGAAGATCGTCCTGTAAATATTATATCCGAGCATTTAATAACTCCCGTACCGTATTTTGTAACAGATAATATTACTTTTTATGATGAAATGATGATTGCTATCGAAAATATTCTTCCGGGAAGTCAGATTTACTATACATTAAATGGTAAAGATCCTGATAAAGATTCCGAAAGATATACAGCTCCTTTTGAAATAAATAAAACTTATACAATTAAGGCGCGAGCCTTTTATGATAATCAGGCACCGAGCAAAATTATTGAAACAACATTTTTTAAGATGCCAAAACAGCGTTCAATACAATTGCTTTCGAAATATGAAAATCAATATAATGCGGGCGGGAATAATGCTCTTATAGATTTTATCAGAGGCGGCGAAAGTTTTAAAACAGGTGCGTGGCAAGGTTATCAAGGTACGCATTTTGAAGCAATTGTTGATCTGGGAGAAGTTGATAAGATTTCCGAAATTAGTATGGGATTCTTCCAAGATTCGCGTTCATGGATCTTTTTTCCTGTAAGCGTAGAATATTACACTTCTATTGACGGCAAAAGCTATGAATTATTCGGTAAGGTTCTCAATGCGATTCCACTGAATGATGAAAGGCCGCAGGTTTTTAATTTCACTGTTGATAAAAAGAGAAAAACAAAAGCCAAATATGTAAAAGTAGTTGCAGAATCTGTTTTAGTAAATCCGGAATGGCATTTAAGTCCGGGCGAACCTTCTTGGTTATTCGCGGATGAAATCATCATCAGATAG
- a CDS encoding Gfo/Idh/MocA family oxidoreductase, producing MKTSRREFLKYTAAGTGVLTANILFGKFLYSKTGDIFNFSDSPLGNLRSMNMCGYRAPKLDTVRVGFIGLGDRGGSAVTRFTHIDGTAITALCDKRQVAVDGSQKVLLKTGLPKAAEFWGKEDSWKALCEDENVDLVYICTDWETHTPIALYAMEHGKHVAIEVPAATTLDECWQLVETSERTRKHCMMLENCCYDFFELLTLNMARQGFFGEIVHGEGAYLHQLMDMNFNKPIDDEQYDYGYTDMWRLKENAARNGNLYPTHGLGPICQIMNINRGDRMDYLNSMSSNDFQMRKMADKLAAEDPFYLPYAGKNYRGNINTTCIRTKSGKTMMIQHDVTSERPYSRIHLVMGTDAMAQKWPYPPKISKGHSWIKDDEFKEIEEKYTLDIVKKIGELAKKVGGHGGMDFLMDWRLVDCLRNGLPLDQDVYDAALWSAIAPLSEWSVANKSNSIDVPDFTGGYWKTNKPIDLSLIEGGNTQVRNMRNANNNNQFEVE from the coding sequence ATGAAAACATCTCGCAGAGAATTTTTGAAATATACCGCAGCAGGTACCGGAGTTCTAACTGCTAATATTCTGTTCGGAAAATTTTTGTATTCTAAAACAGGTGATATTTTTAATTTTTCGGATTCTCCTTTGGGAAATTTACGATCAATGAATATGTGCGGCTATCGCGCTCCTAAATTGGATACTGTTAGAGTAGGATTTATAGGTTTGGGCGATAGAGGCGGTTCGGCAGTAACTCGTTTCACACATATTGACGGTACGGCAATAACGGCTTTATGCGATAAACGCCAGGTTGCTGTTGATGGTTCTCAAAAAGTATTATTGAAAACAGGATTGCCCAAAGCGGCAGAGTTTTGGGGAAAAGAAGATTCCTGGAAAGCTCTTTGTGAGGATGAAAATGTTGATTTAGTGTATATCTGTACAGATTGGGAAACACATACTCCAATTGCTTTGTATGCCATGGAACACGGTAAACACGTTGCAATAGAAGTTCCGGCCGCAACAACTCTGGATGAATGCTGGCAGCTTGTGGAAACATCGGAACGCACAAGAAAACATTGTATGATGCTCGAGAATTGTTGCTACGATTTCTTCGAATTACTCACGCTGAATATGGCTCGTCAAGGTTTTTTCGGGGAAATAGTACACGGCGAAGGAGCTTATCTTCATCAGTTAATGGATATGAATTTTAACAAGCCTATTGATGACGAGCAATATGATTATGGTTATACGGATATGTGGCGATTGAAAGAAAATGCCGCACGTAACGGTAATCTATATCCGACTCACGGTCTCGGTCCCATTTGCCAGATAATGAACATCAATCGGGGCGATAGAATGGATTACCTAAATTCAATGTCGAGTAATGATTTCCAAATGAGAAAGATGGCTGATAAATTAGCGGCTGAAGATCCTTTTTATTTACCTTATGCAGGAAAAAACTATAGAGGAAATATTAATACTACCTGTATTCGTACAAAATCCGGGAAAACCATGATGATACAGCATGATGTTACATCCGAAAGACCATATTCCAGAATTCATCTTGTTATGGGTACCGATGCGATGGCACAGAAATGGCCTTATCCGCCGAAAATTTCAAAGGGGCATTCCTGGATTAAGGATGATGAATTTAAAGAAATTGAAGAAAAATATACCTTAGATATTGTTAAGAAGATAGGTGAATTGGCAAAGAAAGTAGGAGGACATGGCGGAATGGATTTTCTCATGGATTGGCGTTTGGTTGATTGTTTGCGTAACGGACTACCTTTAGATCAAGATGTATATGATGCGGCACTTTGGAGTGCAATAGCTCCTTTGAGCGAATGGTCGGTTGCAAATAAATCAAACTCTATTGATGTTCCCGATTTTACCGGCGGCTACTGGAAAACCAATAAACCTATAGATTTAAGTTTGATTGAAGGTGGAAATACTCAAGTGAGAAATATGCGTAATGCAAATAATAATAATCAGTTTGAAGTGGAATAA
- the rfbD gene encoding dTDP-4-dehydrorhamnose reductase: MRIIVFGSNGQLGKSFQAIAQQFEHDFLFADIADVDFTNEDLLRQFLQNNPADLIINCAAYTAVDKAEEEQELCMAINGIAPGIIAEFCKKNNTKLIHYSTDYVFDGNSNEEYVESDDTNPCNFYGISKLKGEDNIIKYNPDGFIIRISGLISVYGNNFITTINRLMKTRDEVSVVKNQITKLTSATDLANESMKLIKRISKGIDILHYANDPAASWYNFAKIVKEKTDSSCKLFAVTEYPQIAVRPKRSILNCSKIELLYGISMKSINKEIDRILNVGE; the protein is encoded by the coding sequence ATGCGAATTATTGTTTTTGGCTCGAATGGTCAGCTTGGAAAATCGTTTCAGGCTATTGCTCAACAATTTGAACATGATTTTCTTTTTGCTGATATTGCTGATGTTGATTTTACGAATGAAGATTTATTAAGACAATTCCTTCAAAATAATCCGGCCGATCTAATTATCAATTGTGCAGCTTATACTGCGGTAGATAAAGCAGAAGAGGAGCAAGAGCTCTGTATGGCTATTAATGGAATTGCTCCGGGAATAATAGCAGAGTTCTGTAAGAAAAATAACACCAAACTTATTCATTATTCTACCGATTATGTCTTCGACGGAAATAGTAATGAGGAATATGTTGAATCCGATGATACTAATCCATGCAATTTTTACGGGATTTCTAAGTTGAAAGGCGAAGACAATATTATTAAATATAATCCCGACGGATTTATCATAAGAATCTCAGGTTTAATTTCTGTTTATGGGAATAATTTTATTACCACCATAAACAGATTGATGAAAACAAGAGATGAGGTTTCGGTTGTAAAAAATCAAATAACAAAGCTTACGAGTGCTACTGATCTTGCCAATGAGAGTATGAAGTTAATTAAAAGAATTTCTAAAGGAATTGATATTCTTCATTATGCAAATGATCCTGCCGCAAGTTGGTATAACTTTGCGAAGATTGTGAAAGAGAAAACAGACAGCAGTTGTAAACTTTTTGCAGTAACGGAGTACCCACAGATAGCTGTCCGTCCTAAACGAAGTATTTTGAATTGTTCGAAAATTGAATTGCTTTATGGAATTAGTATGAAAAGTATTAATAAAGAAATTGACAGGATATTAAATGTTGGGGAATAA
- a CDS encoding Ig-like domain-containing protein, with protein sequence MNSEADKYVNSENSVNLSAGKSQFKNILSGYRDYNSQNNNISKLVRNKNNRTRNSKPVDLPVISLSLKMLLLSAIIVLISSCANETALTGGPKDITPPKVLKSTPENFSVNFNSNIVVFEFDEYIKLNNVKQKLMVSPPLDKDPDISQKGKKVTMKLNAPLMENVTYNFFFDDAIVDYNEGNALKNFSYIVSTGESLDSLSLEGRLRDSYTFKPVENSLVMLHADLSDSSFIKNKPYYITKTDKDGFFHFTHLKDTTYKIFALKDLNNSYTFDLITEDIAFYDSAFKLSYDTLIHINLLSFQEIDTVQKVIEKKATQLNTMQLIFKFPPQEPRIEFYNTLPETRHIIFSNNKDTLTVFTSGIDTVFCTVYDKEQFIDSVRIIVNNQRLVKSSALKVTPEFGNKVFYKDELFLDFNNFIKEVLCDTLKVVTNIDTIFDTTFVRMHLLEPENISAKIDLNLDIEKKYQLFIPDSAFLDINENYNKKINSQFSVVDENAFGNLILKFKKVFRVQVPNSESDSVFIEDSIIDISDSLYIEPKIQVPDTLSYELEIMNTELQQDSLHYDHDHGHNCDHDHHDEKKAINKTKIYLPIDTIPNCNTFFIELMDGKKAVVAYERFTLHENDSVTLMFKMLVPGEYSLRIVYDIDDNGKWTTGNYSGRYQPEKIIYPKNVTVIGKWDVEEVIEIW encoded by the coding sequence GTGAATAGTGAAGCAGATAAATATGTAAATTCTGAAAATTCTGTGAATCTGTCCGCAGGAAAATCTCAATTTAAAAATATATTATCCGGGTATCGAGATTATAATTCGCAGAATAATAATATTTCTAAGCTCGTCCGGAATAAGAACAATCGAACTCGAAACTCGAAACCCGTAGATTTGCCGGTTATATCACTGTCATTGAAAATGTTATTACTGAGTGCTATAATCGTACTTATTTCTTCCTGCGCAAATGAAACGGCGTTGACAGGCGGCCCTAAAGATATTACTCCGCCGAAAGTATTGAAAAGCACACCCGAAAACTTCTCGGTTAATTTTAACTCGAATATTGTTGTTTTTGAATTTGATGAGTATATCAAATTAAATAATGTTAAACAAAAGCTGATGGTTTCGCCGCCTTTGGATAAAGATCCCGATATTAGTCAAAAAGGCAAGAAAGTAACTATGAAATTAAATGCGCCGCTTATGGAAAATGTAACATACAATTTCTTTTTCGATGATGCAATTGTAGATTACAATGAAGGTAACGCACTAAAAAATTTCTCTTATATCGTTTCAACCGGTGAAAGTTTAGATTCTCTGTCGCTCGAAGGAAGGCTTAGGGATTCATATACGTTTAAACCTGTTGAAAATTCACTTGTTATGCTTCATGCGGATTTGTCGGATAGCTCATTTATCAAAAATAAACCCTATTATATAACCAAAACAGATAAGGATGGTTTTTTTCATTTCACACATTTGAAAGACACAACTTATAAAATCTTTGCCCTAAAAGATCTCAATAATTCTTACACTTTTGATTTAATTACGGAAGATATTGCTTTTTATGATTCCGCTTTTAAATTGAGTTATGATACTTTAATACATATCAATTTATTGTCGTTTCAAGAAATTGATACGGTGCAAAAGGTAATTGAGAAAAAAGCAACTCAACTCAATACAATGCAACTAATTTTCAAATTTCCGCCGCAGGAACCGAGAATTGAATTTTATAATACTTTACCGGAAACTCGGCATATAATTTTTAGTAATAATAAAGATACGCTTACTGTTTTTACAAGCGGAATAGACACGGTCTTTTGTACGGTTTATGATAAAGAGCAATTTATTGATTCTGTCAGAATAATTGTAAATAATCAAAGGTTGGTGAAAAGTTCTGCTTTAAAAGTTACGCCGGAATTCGGTAATAAGGTTTTTTATAAAGACGAATTGTTTTTGGATTTTAATAATTTCATAAAGGAAGTTTTATGCGATACCTTGAAAGTTGTGACAAATATTGATACTATTTTCGATACAACTTTTGTAAGAATGCATTTGCTTGAACCTGAAAATATTTCGGCAAAGATTGATTTGAATCTTGATATTGAAAAGAAATATCAGCTTTTCATTCCTGATTCGGCCTTTCTTGATATCAATGAAAATTACAATAAAAAAATAAATTCGCAGTTTAGTGTTGTTGATGAAAATGCATTTGGAAATCTGATTCTGAAGTTTAAAAAAGTTTTCAGGGTTCAGGTTCCAAATTCCGAGTCGGATTCGGTATTTATAGAAGATTCGATAATAGATATTTCCGATTCTTTATATATTGAACCAAAAATTCAGGTTCCTGATACTTTGAGTTATGAACTCGAAATAATGAATACGGAACTGCAACAAGATTCTTTACATTATGACCATGATCATGGTCATAATTGCGATCATGATCATCATGATGAAAAAAAAGCGATTAATAAGACAAAGATTTATTTACCGATTGATACGATTCCCAACTGCAATACTTTCTTCATTGAATTGATGGACGGAAAGAAAGCTGTTGTTGCTTATGAAAGATTTACTTTACACGAAAATGACAGTGTGACTTTGATGTTTAAGATGCTGGTGCCGGGAGAGTATTCCTTGAGGATAGTTTATGATATTGATGATAATGGTAAATGGACAACAGGAAATTATTCCGGTAGATATCAACCCGAAAAAATAATTTATCCTAAAAACGTAACTGTTATCGGTAAGTGGGACGTTGAGGAAGTGATTGAAATTTGGTGA
- a CDS encoding flavin reductase, whose protein sequence is MKNYLLILITISAIIMNSCKTTSEEKKFDRIDVKDLKENVFELFNDNWFVVTAGENEVFNPMTISWGGLGILWGYPVATIYIRDSRHTYQFIDKGDYFTLCAFDEKYRDEVTYFGTASGRDEDKIKASGLTPAKTLQGNLYFEEARLVIECEKIYFNDLEKDNILDAKSKNFYEGEDTSYHTMFVGKIINVWEKK, encoded by the coding sequence ATGAAAAATTACTTACTAATTTTAATCACAATTTCAGCAATTATTATGAATTCATGTAAAACAACTTCCGAAGAAAAAAAATTCGATAGAATAGATGTCAAAGACTTAAAAGAAAATGTTTTTGAATTGTTTAATGATAATTGGTTTGTTGTAACTGCCGGTGAAAATGAGGTTTTTAATCCGATGACTATAAGCTGGGGCGGATTAGGTATTCTTTGGGGTTATCCGGTTGCTACTATCTATATCAGAGACTCCCGCCATACTTATCAATTCATTGATAAAGGCGATTATTTCACATTGTGTGCTTTCGATGAGAAATATAGAGACGAAGTAACTTATTTCGGCACGGCTTCCGGAAGAGATGAAGATAAAATTAAAGCATCGGGATTAACACCTGCAAAAACATTACAAGGTAATCTTTATTTTGAAGAAGCGAGACTCGTAATAGAATGCGAGAAAATATATTTTAACGATCTTGAAAAGGATAATATCCTTGATGCGAAAAGTAAAAATTTCTATGAAGGTGAAGATACCTCTTACCATACTATGTTTGTTGGGAAAATAATTAACGTCTGGGAGAAAAAATAA